From one uncultured Paludibacter sp. genomic stretch:
- a CDS encoding Lipopolysaccharide biosynthesis protein has protein sequence MKILFLSAYFYPERFASSYLWENLREALSVNDFDMELYVPTPTRAISDKVRKEFKKRKYEEFLGGRLKVYRFPMVSESKNSIQRAFRYLLTNYRHYNLGIRAKNIDMIFVASTPPTQGWIAAKVKRKLNVPFVYCLQDIFPDSLVGTGLAKKKSLIWKIGRKIEDYTYKNADKIIVISEGFKENIMNKGVSEEKIEVIYNWVDEKVVVNIDRKNNILFDKYGLDKNKFYITYSGNIGLTQNMNMLINVASKLREHQNIHFVLIGDGVFKNNLVELINKYNLNNITLLPFQPYEDISYVFSLGDVGLIISKKNVGQNSVPSKTWNIMSAERPVLMSFDEGSSVKHIIKNNDLGVFVSADDEDALMSAILKLYEDKELRLRMGKNGRLYVENHLTKDVGISKYLNIFEEVIKKNNL, from the coding sequence ATGAAAATACTTTTTCTTTCTGCTTATTTCTATCCGGAGCGATTTGCAAGTTCGTACTTGTGGGAAAATCTTAGAGAAGCGCTATCTGTGAATGATTTTGATATGGAATTATATGTCCCAACCCCAACTCGAGCAATCTCAGACAAGGTAAGGAAAGAGTTTAAAAAACGTAAATATGAGGAGTTTCTTGGCGGACGATTAAAAGTATATCGTTTCCCAATGGTAAGTGAGTCCAAAAATTCCATTCAGAGAGCTTTTCGTTATTTGTTAACTAACTATAGACATTATAATCTTGGAATCAGGGCAAAAAATATTGATATGATTTTTGTTGCAAGTACTCCTCCCACGCAAGGTTGGATAGCGGCAAAAGTGAAAAGGAAATTAAATGTTCCTTTTGTTTATTGTCTTCAAGATATTTTTCCTGATTCATTGGTTGGTACAGGATTAGCTAAAAAAAAATCTTTAATTTGGAAAATAGGAAGAAAGATTGAAGATTACACTTATAAAAATGCAGATAAAATAATTGTTATTTCAGAGGGCTTTAAAGAAAATATTATGAATAAAGGAGTTTCCGAAGAAAAAATAGAGGTGATTTATAATTGGGTAGATGAAAAGGTAGTAGTAAATATTGATAGAAAAAATAATATATTATTTGATAAGTATGGTTTAGATAAAAATAAATTTTATATTACTTATTCAGGGAATATAGGTCTGACACAAAATATGAATATGCTGATTAATGTTGCCAGTAAGCTAAGAGAACATCAAAATATTCACTTTGTATTAATCGGAGACGGAGTGTTTAAAAATAATTTAGTTGAACTTATTAATAAATATAATCTAAATAATATTACTCTTTTGCCATTTCAACCATATGAAGATATTTCATACGTATTTAGTTTGGGTGATGTTGGATTAATCATATCTAAAAAAAATGTAGGACAAAATTCAGTTCCAAGTAAAACTTGGAATATTATGTCAGCAGAAAGGCCAGTACTAATGAGTTTTGATGAAGGTTCTAGTGTGAAACACATAATTAAAAATAACGATTTAGGTGTTTTTGTAAGTGCAGATGATGAAGATGCCTTGATGAGTGCCATTCTAAAATTATATGAAGATAAAGAATTAAGACTGAGAATGGGGAAAAACGGGAGATTATATGTTGAGAACCATTTAACAAAAGATGTCGGGATATCTAAATATCTAAATATATTTGAAGAAGTAATAAAAAAAAATAATTTATGA
- the gmd gene encoding GDP-D-mannose dehydratase, NAD(P)-binding (Evidence 2a : Function from experimental evidences in other organisms; PubMedId : 10673432, 14299611, 7815923, 8759852, 9257704; Product type e : enzyme), which yields MSKVALITGITGQDGSYLAEFLIEKGYEVHGTLRRSSSFNTGRIEHLYFDEWVRDMHKHKTIELHYADMTDSSSLIRIIQMIQPDEVYNLAAQSHVKVSFDVPEYTAEADAVGTLRLLEAVRILGLEKKTRIYQASTSELFGLVQEVPQRETTPFYPRSPYGVAKLYGFWITKNYRESYGMYAVNGILFNHESERRGETFVTRKITLAVARIAQGMQEKLYMGNLDSLRDWGYAKDYVECMWLILQHPTPEDFVIATGEMHTVREFCTLAFAEVGIKLRWEGKGVEEKGIDETTGKVLVEVDPKYFRPAEVEQLLGDPTKAKTLLGWNPTKTPFTELVKLMVAHDIKFVKKLKVKAALDSES from the coding sequence ATGTCAAAAGTAGCTTTAATTACAGGAATAACCGGACAGGATGGTTCATATCTTGCTGAGTTTTTAATAGAAAAAGGATATGAAGTACACGGAACATTGAGACGTTCGTCTTCCTTCAACACCGGTAGAATAGAACATCTTTATTTTGATGAATGGGTACGTGATATGCACAAGCATAAAACAATTGAACTGCATTATGCCGATATGACTGATTCCAGTTCGTTGATTCGAATTATTCAAATGATACAACCTGATGAAGTATATAATCTTGCGGCTCAAAGTCACGTAAAAGTAAGTTTTGATGTGCCGGAATATACGGCTGAAGCAGATGCCGTTGGAACTCTACGTTTATTGGAAGCGGTTCGTATTTTAGGGTTGGAAAAGAAAACACGTATTTATCAAGCATCCACTTCGGAGCTCTTTGGGCTGGTTCAAGAAGTTCCGCAAAGAGAAACAACACCTTTTTATCCTCGTAGTCCTTACGGAGTTGCAAAACTGTATGGTTTTTGGATTACAAAAAACTATCGCGAGTCTTACGGAATGTATGCCGTGAATGGAATTTTATTTAACCACGAAAGCGAACGACGTGGTGAAACTTTTGTTACACGCAAAATTACATTGGCAGTAGCACGTATAGCACAAGGAATGCAGGAAAAACTCTATATGGGAAATTTGGATTCGTTACGCGACTGGGGCTATGCAAAAGATTATGTGGAATGTATGTGGTTAATACTTCAACATCCAACACCGGAAGATTTTGTGATTGCGACAGGTGAAATGCATACTGTTAGAGAATTCTGTACGCTTGCATTTGCGGAAGTAGGTATTAAATTGCGCTGGGAAGGGAAAGGTGTGGAGGAAAAGGGAATAGATGAAACTACCGGAAAAGTTTTAGTGGAAGTTGATCCGAAATATTTTCGTCCGGCTGAAGTGGAACAATTACTCGGCGATCCAACAAAAGCCAAAACTTTACTTGGTTGGAATCCTACAAAAACACCTTTTACAGAATTGGTAAAATTGATGGTAGCTCACGATATAAAGTTTGTGAAAAAATTGAAAGTAAAAGCAGCGTTGGATTCGGAAAGCTAA
- a CDS encoding Putative undecaprenyl-phosphate galactose phosphotransferase (fragment) (Evidence 3 : Putative function from multiple computational evidences): protein MITIDEKDPRVTNSGYFIRKHKLDELLQLINVLFGDMSLVGPRPEVRKYVNLYNEEQKKSYNKAMNNGLCFY, encoded by the coding sequence TTGATAACAATTGATGAAAAAGATCCTAGAGTGACAAATTCTGGTTATTTTATAAGAAAACATAAATTGGATGAACTTCTTCAATTAATAAATGTATTATTTGGCGATATGAGCTTAGTTGGGCCTCGTCCTGAAGTTAGGAAATACGTTAATTTATATAATGAAGAGCAAAAAAAATCTTACAATAAAGCCATGAATAACGGATTATGCTTCTATTGA
- the wcfR gene encoding Uridine 5'-(Beta-1-threo-pentapyranosyl-4-ulose diphosphate) aminotransferase, PLP-dependent, protein MKIPFSPPYIDNDVINEVIDSLKSGWITTGPKVKALEVEIKNFSNAHEVLCVNSWTSGAIMMLKWFGVKADDEVIVPAYTYSATALAVLHVGAKPIMVDSGDDFNISVEAIKKAITYKTKAIIPVDIAGFPCDYDAIMEIVKDSEIQSLFTPNSENQKKLDRILVLNDAAHSLGAWYNENTRTGNETDIAIFSLHAVKNVTTAEGGAICLNLPKPFDNKELYTELRQMSLNCQTKDAFSKSKAGGWRYDITGLGMKINMADVNAAIGLAQIRKYPDLLKERKRVFELYNKAFSKLNWAIIPPAKKHKRETSYHIYALRIKGFSEEKRDAMIEEIAKSEVAVNVHFIPMPMLSFFKTLGYKIKDFPMAYNNYKSEISLPIYPQLSNEDVFYVINSVIEAYEKVK, encoded by the coding sequence ATGAAAATACCTTTTTCTCCTCCATATATTGACAATGATGTAATTAATGAAGTAATAGATTCTTTGAAATCGGGCTGGATAACAACAGGTCCTAAAGTAAAAGCGTTAGAAGTTGAGATAAAAAATTTTAGTAATGCCCATGAAGTGTTATGTGTAAACTCTTGGACATCAGGTGCCATTATGATGTTAAAATGGTTTGGCGTAAAAGCTGATGATGAAGTGATTGTTCCAGCATATACATACAGCGCCACAGCATTAGCTGTGCTGCACGTTGGGGCAAAACCTATAATGGTAGATAGTGGGGATGATTTCAATATTTCTGTTGAAGCAATTAAAAAAGCTATTACTTATAAGACAAAAGCTATTATTCCTGTGGATATTGCTGGTTTTCCTTGTGACTATGATGCAATTATGGAAATAGTTAAAGATTCTGAAATACAATCACTATTTACTCCAAATTCTGAAAATCAAAAGAAATTGGATCGTATATTAGTTTTAAACGATGCCGCACATTCACTTGGAGCTTGGTATAACGAAAATACGCGTACTGGCAATGAAACTGATATAGCTATTTTTTCGCTCCATGCCGTAAAAAATGTAACTACTGCTGAAGGAGGGGCAATCTGTCTTAATCTTCCAAAACCATTTGATAATAAAGAATTGTACACAGAACTAAGGCAAATGAGTTTGAATTGTCAGACAAAGGATGCTTTTTCTAAAAGTAAAGCTGGAGGATGGCGATACGATATTACCGGTTTGGGGATGAAAATAAACATGGCAGATGTAAATGCAGCGATTGGTTTAGCTCAAATTCGAAAATATCCAGATTTATTAAAAGAAAGAAAGCGTGTTTTTGAACTTTATAACAAAGCATTTAGTAAGTTAAATTGGGCGATTATTCCCCCGGCGAAAAAACACAAACGTGAAACTTCATATCATATTTATGCTTTAAGAATTAAAGGCTTCTCAGAAGAAAAAAGAGATGCAATGATTGAAGAAATCGCTAAAAGTGAAGTAGCAGTGAATGTTCATTTTATACCTATGCCGATGTTATCTTTCTTTAAAACTCTTGGGTATAAAATAAAGGATTTCCCAATGGCATATAATAATTATAAATCAGAAATCTCTTTGCCAATTTATCCTCAGTTGAGTAATGAGGATGTGTTTTATGTGATTAATTCAGTAATTGAAGCTTACGAAAAAGTAAAATAA
- a CDS encoding conserved membrane hypothetical protein (Evidence 4 : Unknown function but conserved in other organisms): MKKITIILLYFFTLCPFLFPIGGLSTDLQPYALVFAIFYLFFFFFNLKFNRSVLLWLGFYLLYSLLIGLISDSDIFTISKCFYSYFSLSVISLALYNLLLNTEGINETYVKVILILWLVVGFIQMFLNIEFGSQIVSGSRTTSERGVYSLASEPSFFGVQCFYFLFLVQTFTRKKDRILFTLIVTFMAVFLAQSFTGLMFILAFFIPYYLDLSISKKINIKTHLLILTVVIGSGYFFYKYLIDKRIGQLFLILRNDSTVGLLDDSSASIRYNNILEPLEQSINNNLFPFGFTERIGSLFGSILYELGFLGIPLIILITYSFVSFFSSTISRIIAFVLIFIVFFSTVQLSNPMIAFVIALSLFYNKNYGVFKKN, translated from the coding sequence ATGAAAAAGATAACTATAATTTTACTTTATTTTTTCACTTTATGTCCATTTCTTTTTCCAATTGGTGGTTTAAGCACAGACTTACAGCCTTATGCATTGGTTTTCGCGATATTTTATTTGTTTTTCTTTTTTTTTAATTTAAAGTTTAATCGCTCTGTACTACTTTGGCTTGGATTTTACTTGTTGTATTCTTTATTAATTGGATTAATTTCTGATTCAGATATTTTTACTATCAGTAAATGTTTTTACAGTTATTTTTCTCTATCAGTTATTTCACTTGCTTTATATAATTTGCTATTAAATACTGAGGGAATAAATGAAACATATGTTAAAGTCATACTCATATTATGGCTTGTGGTCGGATTCATTCAAATGTTCCTTAATATTGAATTTGGTAGTCAAATTGTGAGTGGATCTCGGACAACATCCGAACGTGGGGTTTATAGTTTAGCATCTGAGCCATCTTTTTTTGGTGTCCAATGTTTTTATTTTTTATTTTTAGTCCAAACTTTTACCAGAAAAAAGGATAGAATTTTATTCACATTAATTGTAACTTTTATGGCTGTTTTTTTAGCCCAAAGTTTTACTGGATTAATGTTCATATTAGCATTTTTTATCCCGTATTATTTAGATCTGTCTATTAGCAAAAAGATTAATATTAAAACTCATTTATTGATTCTGACAGTTGTAATAGGCAGTGGATATTTTTTTTATAAATATCTGATAGATAAAAGAATTGGACAATTATTTTTGATTTTACGAAATGATAGTACAGTTGGTTTACTTGATGATAGCAGCGCGAGCATTCGTTATAATAATATTCTAGAACCATTAGAGCAATCGATTAATAACAATCTTTTCCCGTTTGGTTTTACTGAGCGTATAGGAAGCTTGTTTGGAAGTATTTTATATGAACTAGGTTTTTTAGGAATACCGTTAATAATATTAATCACATACTCTTTTGTTTCTTTTTTTTCATCTACTATTAGTAGAATTATTGCATTTGTATTGATTTTTATTGTTTTTTTCTCAACTGTTCAATTGTCGAATCCAATGATAGCTTTTGTTATAGCTTTAAGTCTTTTTTATAATAAGAACTATGGAGTTTTTAAAAAAAATTAA
- a CDS encoding conserved hypothetical protein (Evidence 4 : Unknown function but conserved in other organisms), whose amino-acid sequence MRDFKTLKVWEKSHKLTLEVYRTTRKFPKDEIYNLTSQFRRAAYSIGLNISEGCGRNTDLDFSRFLVMAMGSANEVEYCVLLSKDLEYISSEDFVHFQEKIEEIKKMLTSLIDKLKGKK is encoded by the coding sequence ATGAGAGATTTCAAAACATTGAAAGTCTGGGAAAAGTCGCATAAACTAACTTTAGAAGTATATAGAACTACACGAAAATTTCCAAAAGATGAGATATATAATCTTACTTCTCAATTTCGTAGAGCAGCTTATTCTATTGGACTAAATATTTCGGAAGGATGTGGGAGGAATACTGACTTAGACTTTAGCCGATTTCTTGTAATGGCGATGGGTTCTGCTAATGAAGTTGAGTATTGTGTGTTACTTTCTAAAGATCTGGAATATATTTCATCAGAGGATTTTGTCCATTTTCAAGAAAAAATTGAAGAAATCAAGAAAATGCTCACATCATTAATTGATAAACTGAAAGGGAAGAAATAA
- a CDS encoding conserved hypothetical protein (Evidence 4 : Unknown function but conserved in other organisms) gives MYINFIKRFLDILLSLLVLPFIFLVFIVIAPIIYFSDKGAIFYNAIRVGKDFKEFKMYKFRSMKVNAFDLRNADGSTYNSNDDPRVTKIGKFIRKTSIDELPQIINVLKGDMSFIGPRPILPGYDLLTYTDDMYKRMTVRPGITGYSQAYFRNSINRMQKYINDAYYVEHLSFKFDVQILVKTFMSVIKQQHINSDNYE, from the coding sequence ATGTACATAAATTTTATTAAACGTTTTCTTGATATATTATTGTCATTATTGGTCCTACCATTTATATTTCTGGTCTTTATTGTTATTGCTCCTATAATTTATTTTTCAGATAAAGGCGCTATATTTTATAATGCTATAAGAGTAGGAAAAGACTTTAAAGAATTTAAGATGTATAAATTTCGTTCAATGAAAGTTAATGCTTTTGATCTCAGGAATGCTGACGGCTCAACTTATAACAGTAATGATGATCCTAGAGTAACTAAAATAGGTAAATTCATAAGGAAGACAAGTATTGATGAACTTCCTCAGATTATAAATGTTTTAAAAGGAGATATGAGTTTTATAGGTCCAAGACCTATTTTGCCCGGATATGATTTATTAACTTACACTGATGATATGTATAAAAGAATGACAGTCCGTCCAGGCATTACAGGTTATTCTCAGGCTTATTTTAGAAATTCAATAAATAGAATGCAAAAATATATAAATGATGCTTATTATGTGGAGCACTTGAGTTTCAAATTTGATGTGCAGATTTTAGTAAAAACATTTATGAGTGTGATAAAACAACAACATATAAATAGTGATAATTATGAATAG
- a CDS encoding hypothetical protein (Evidence 5 : Unknown function) codes for MNINPVKLWAKKTAIKVTINVNKILSFFLVKVWTKNKK; via the coding sequence ATGAACATTAATCCAGTAAAACTTTGGGCTAAAAAAACAGCCATAAAAGTTACAATTAATGTGAATAAAATTCTATCCTTTTTTCTGGTAAAAGTTTGGACTAAAAATAAAAAATAA
- a CDS encoding MaoC-like protein, with product MNSNILGLYYEDFVEGGEINHSLSKTIFESDNNLFSLLTMNHHPLHINIDYAKKNQHGQIVVVGTLVFSIVVGITVPDISGKAIANLEYENVKHLEPVFINDTIYARTRIISKRESTTKKDRGIVYVETVGYNQNGVAVISFRRNVLIKKRKYDNK from the coding sequence ATGAATAGTAACATATTAGGATTATATTACGAAGATTTTGTTGAAGGTGGGGAAATTAATCATTCTCTGTCAAAAACCATTTTCGAGAGTGATAATAATTTATTTAGTTTATTAACTATGAATCATCATCCACTTCATATCAATATTGATTATGCCAAAAAGAATCAACATGGACAAATTGTAGTAGTAGGAACATTAGTTTTTTCTATTGTAGTGGGTATAACTGTACCAGACATAAGTGGAAAAGCTATTGCGAATTTAGAATATGAAAATGTGAAGCATTTAGAACCTGTATTTATAAATGATACTATTTATGCTCGCACAAGAATTATCAGTAAAAGAGAATCAACTACAAAGAAGGATAGAGGAATTGTTTATGTAGAAACGGTAGGATATAATCAAAATGGAGTAGCTGTAATAAGTTTTAGAAGAAATGTTTTAATAAAAAAAAGAAAATATGACAACAAATAA
- a CDS encoding HpcH/HpaI aldolase/citrate lyase family protein, with translation MTTNNFLMRSLMFVPAHNEKLMDSSLKREADVLLLDIEDSVQPAENKQIARDNIKRYIAEGKFENRVIFPRVNDRESGHLLQDVHQLTVDGVAGFMYPKSRKGDDIYFFGKLLETIEYEKDLPLHTFKIIALIETPGAVMNIQDICKACPERLVAVAFGCEDFMTELGGQHDKEGNSIFTARAMIAMGAKAHGITPIDTVHIKVHDLQDLEQNLIVGKKLGFEGMLVLNPKELPLVHQYYSPSQEEIEWATEMLQLSEEAVALGKGVAVKDNKFIGPPMVKMAKKILATDNLIKSTER, from the coding sequence ATGACAACAAATAATTTCTTAATGCGAAGTTTAATGTTTGTACCTGCTCATAATGAAAAGCTAATGGATAGCTCATTGAAACGTGAGGCGGATGTACTTTTGTTGGATATTGAAGACTCTGTTCAACCTGCAGAAAATAAACAAATAGCCAGAGATAATATAAAACGATACATAGCTGAAGGTAAATTTGAAAATCGTGTTATTTTTCCAAGAGTAAACGATAGAGAAAGTGGGCATCTATTGCAAGATGTACATCAATTAACTGTTGATGGAGTTGCCGGGTTTATGTACCCTAAATCAAGAAAGGGGGATGATATTTATTTTTTTGGAAAACTATTGGAAACAATTGAATATGAAAAAGACCTCCCTTTGCATACTTTTAAAATAATTGCACTCATTGAAACTCCCGGTGCTGTTATGAATATTCAAGATATTTGTAAGGCCTGTCCGGAAAGATTAGTTGCCGTTGCATTTGGCTGTGAAGATTTTATGACAGAATTAGGAGGACAACACGATAAAGAAGGTAACAGTATATTTACAGCACGGGCAATGATAGCTATGGGCGCTAAAGCTCACGGGATAACTCCAATTGATACAGTTCATATAAAAGTACATGATTTGCAGGACTTGGAACAAAATCTCATAGTTGGTAAAAAGTTAGGATTTGAGGGAATGCTTGTGCTTAATCCTAAAGAGTTACCATTAGTACATCAGTATTATTCACCGAGTCAAGAAGAAATAGAGTGGGCAACAGAGATGTTGCAGCTTTCGGAGGAAGCAGTGGCATTAGGTAAAGGAGTGGCGGTTAAAGACAATAAATTTATAGGCCCCCCAATGGTAAAAATGGCAAAAAAAATATTAGCAACAGATAATTTAATAAAATCAACGGAAAGATGA
- a CDS encoding conserved membrane hypothetical protein (Evidence 4 : Unknown function but conserved in other organisms), translating to MEFLKKINNKKTKIKNVSQDILLNVVANMIPVIILQFLIQPIVANKLGAERNGLFITIIALLRFTVVITGSSLNNTRLLLDKMYKNNNFVGDFNLYLLVLSVVNIFIVAVGLILYGKSISAIEIFIICILSLLWMIKDYLIVEYRIILNYKKILINNLLLSLGLVLGLLVFIYLPYWHVIFIVGYLISFLHVFWTTKLIKEPFVKTSMFAILNKTILVIIFANFLAMLSANFDRLVLYPLVGGTLVSIYYSASAMGKMMTLLSSPLSSVFLSYVVKYELLPMKWFNYIVGISIFLGIILYIIFILVSPILLNVLYPKWSNESIRYVPIVTAIAIFELVVTVINPIVMRFCKINYQIKIQLLFLLSYMVLGLSLLKVFGMIGFAYGVLIATFIKVLYVYFNARSVLLKINNRG from the coding sequence ATGGAGTTTTTAAAAAAAATTAATAATAAAAAGACTAAAATAAAGAATGTTTCGCAAGATATTTTGCTAAATGTTGTAGCTAATATGATTCCAGTTATCATATTACAGTTTCTTATTCAACCTATCGTTGCAAATAAGTTAGGGGCAGAGCGTAATGGTTTATTTATTACAATTATTGCCTTATTGCGTTTTACAGTTGTTATTACAGGGAGTTCATTAAATAATACGAGATTGTTATTAGATAAAATGTACAAAAACAATAATTTTGTAGGCGATTTCAATTTATATTTATTAGTATTGTCTGTTGTAAACATCTTTATTGTTGCGGTAGGACTTATTTTATATGGCAAAAGTATTTCCGCTATAGAAATTTTTATTATATGTATATTATCTTTATTGTGGATGATAAAAGATTATTTAATCGTAGAATATAGAATAATTCTAAATTATAAAAAAATATTAATTAATAATTTATTGTTATCTTTGGGGTTAGTTTTAGGATTGTTGGTTTTTATTTATTTGCCATATTGGCATGTTATTTTTATTGTAGGATATTTGATTTCTTTTTTACATGTATTCTGGACGACAAAATTAATAAAAGAACCATTTGTTAAAACAAGTATGTTTGCAATATTAAATAAGACAATATTAGTCATTATATTTGCTAATTTTTTAGCAATGCTATCGGCAAATTTTGATAGACTTGTTCTTTATCCGTTAGTGGGGGGAACATTGGTATCAATCTATTATTCTGCATCTGCTATGGGAAAAATGATGACATTATTGTCTTCGCCATTATCTAGTGTTTTTTTAAGCTATGTTGTTAAATATGAGTTATTGCCAATGAAATGGTTTAATTATATTGTTGGAATTTCTATTTTTTTAGGAATAATATTATATATCATTTTTATACTTGTCAGTCCAATATTATTAAATGTATTATATCCTAAATGGAGTAATGAATCAATAAGATACGTACCAATAGTTACTGCAATAGCAATCTTTGAATTAGTAGTCACCGTTATTAATCCTATTGTTATGCGCTTTTGTAAAATAAATTATCAAATAAAAATACAATTACTGTTTCTCTTATCTTATATGGTTTTAGGATTGAGTTTACTTAAAGTTTTTGGAATGATAGGATTTGCTTATGGAGTATTAATAGCTACTTTTATCAAAGTTTTATATGTTTACTTTAACGCAAGGAGTGTTTTATTGAAAATTAATAATAGAGGATAA
- a CDS encoding conserved hypothetical protein (Evidence 4 : Unknown function but conserved in other organisms), which translates to MTQKVLIIGGKGSGTVIAQAIYDAKTRGFKDFELVGFLNDRAESGDILDGVPVIAKQSKENIQHFWEKGYKFIFSLHRTDGEKAFIKLFNELGLKSDMLATFVHPTAYVAPNVVIEAGAVVMPYVMISSGAKIKLNTLIMTGATIGHNTTTGEYSHIASQAVVGAYIEMGIGSHIGLNATVREYLTIGNFGTLGMGAVLTKNIGDEEVWVGNPAKLLRKAKE; encoded by the coding sequence ATGACTCAAAAAGTATTAATAATAGGGGGTAAGGGTAGCGGAACAGTCATAGCTCAAGCTATTTATGATGCGAAAACCAGAGGATTTAAAGACTTTGAATTAGTAGGTTTTCTAAATGATAGGGCCGAATCGGGGGATATTTTAGATGGCGTTCCCGTAATAGCTAAACAATCGAAAGAAAATATTCAGCATTTTTGGGAAAAAGGATACAAGTTTATTTTTAGTTTACACCGCACAGATGGCGAAAAAGCATTTATTAAACTTTTTAACGAGTTAGGATTAAAATCTGATATGTTAGCAACCTTTGTTCATCCTACAGCGTATGTTGCACCTAATGTAGTAATTGAAGCGGGCGCTGTGGTTATGCCGTATGTTATGATATCATCTGGAGCGAAAATTAAACTGAACACTTTGATAATGACAGGCGCTACCATTGGACACAATACTACTACCGGAGAATATAGCCACATCGCTTCACAAGCAGTTGTAGGTGCTTATATTGAAATGGGTATAGGTTCTCATATTGGGCTAAATGCTACAGTTAGAGAGTATCTAACAATAGGCAATTTTGGTACACTTGGAATGGGAGCAGTACTTACAAAAAATATAGGAGATGAAGAGGTTTGGGTAGGAAATCCTGCAAAATTATTGAGAAAAGCAAAAGAATAA